The Methylobacterium durans nucleotide sequence CCTCGACGCCGGTCGGCGGCGTCGCCTTCAGCGAGATCGCCTTGAACTGGAGGCCGTGCGCGCGGTCCGAGACCCAGTGGCCGGTGGCGGTGATCCACTCGCCCGCGCCGATCGCGGGCGCGTGGCCGACGAGGGGGACGAGATCGCGCTTGCCCCGCACGCCGACCTTGAGGACGCAGAACCCGGTCTCGGCATTGTGGAACGTCACCCGCTCCACGGTGCCGGCCAGGATCTCGGCGGGCGCGCCCGTGCCGCGTTCGCTGTTGAGATCCTGAGGCCGCACCATGCGGTTCACGATACCACCTCAGCCTGCATCCTCATTACGCCTCACGCGGCGCGGCCGCGGCCCTTCCTGCCCGGCCAGCCGAGCGCCACGAGGCGGGCCTTGGCGTAGTCGCGCACCTCGTCGCGGGTGCCGGCCGGGAAGCCGTTGAGGATCCGCTGCGTCTCGGCGTCGAGCATCAGGTCGGTCACCGCATTGATGCTGTCCGCCTCGTCGATGCGCCGCTTCAGGTCGCCCTCCGCTTCCGTGACCTCGTCGAAGGGGTCGGCCGCCTCGAAATCCTCGTCGACCGCGCGGATCGGCACCCCGTGGGTCTGCCGGAACTCGTCCGCCTCCTCCTCGCTGTAGACGAGGCCGTGCAGCTCGATCAGCTTGAGGATGACGCGGTCCTTCCCTCGCTTCTCGGCCATCGCGTAGACGTAGGCCGCCTGCTTGCCGGAGACCCGGTAGTTCACGTTGACCAGGGCCTCGCCGAGGGACCACTCGACCCGCTCCGTGCCGGGCTTCGTCCCGGCCAGACGCCCCGTCACGAGGATCACGGCCTCGTCCCGCTCGGCCCGGATGATGGTCGGCGGGTCGAACGCGATGCCGGCCTGCGCGGCGATGCGCTCCAGGGTCTTGTGATAGATCACAGCCGTGCCCTGCACGCGCCAGACGTTGCCCGCGAAGGGCTCGCCGTAGCGCACGAGGATGTCGGCGATCTGCTTGTCGGCGGTCCGCATGGCGGCTACGTTCACTTTATGTTCTGGTTACGATATGGGGCGCCTGTCCGGGTGGGCGCAAGGGATCGGGTACGGGCCATCTCTTCCGGACGGATGCCTTCATTCGAACCGCGCCGGCTCCGACCTGTTCATGTCGGCACGGGAGACACGACGCGCCCCCTCTCCCGAACGGAAAAGAAGGCGCGCTCGACAGGCCAGCGCCGCGGCAAGCCTGTGCGGGTGAGGGAATGGGCTCGGTGTTGAAGCGGGGCGATCCGATCCTAGAACGGGATGTCGTCGTCGAGGTCGTAATTGCCCCGGTTGCCGCCGCCACTGTTCCCGTTGCCGCCCGTCGAGGCCGGGCGCCGCTCGGAGCCGGACGAGCGGCCGCCGCCGAAATCGCCGCCGCGGCTGATCTGGCCACCGCCCTCCTCGTCGGAACCCATCTCGGCCCCGCCGCCGCGCCCGTCGAGGATCGTCAGCTCGCCGCGGAAGCGCTGCAGCACCACCTCGGTCGTGTACTTCTCGGCACCGGAATTGTCCGTCCACTTGCGCGTCTGGAGCTGACCCTCGACGTAGACCTTTGAGCCCTTGCGCAGGTACTGCTCGGCCACGCGGGCCAGGTTCTCATTGTAGATCACGACCGAGTGCCACTCGGTCTTCTCCTTGCGCTCGCCCGATGCCTTGTCCTTC carries:
- a CDS encoding trna delta -isopentenylpyrophosphate transferase; amino-acid sequence: MRTADKQIADILVRYGEPFAGNVWRVQGTAVIYHKTLERIAAQAGIAFDPPTIIRAERDEAVILVTGRLAGTKPGTERVEWSLGEALVNVNYRVSGKQAAYVYAMAEKRGKDRVILKLIELHGLVYSEEEADEFRQTHGVPIRAVDEDFEAADPFDEVTEAEGDLKRRIDEADSINAVTDLMLDAETQRILNGFPAGTRDEVRDYAKARLVALGWPGRKGRGRAA
- the ssb gene encoding single-stranded DNA-binding protein; amino-acid sequence: MAGSVNKVILVGNLGRDPETRRLASGDPVVNLRLATSESWKDKASGERKEKTEWHSVVIYNENLARVAEQYLRKGSKVYVEGQLQTRKWTDNSGAEKYTTEVVLQRFRGELTILDGRGGGAEMGSDEEGGGQISRGGDFGGGRSSGSERRPASTGGNGNSGGGNRGNYDLDDDIPF